One Polypterus senegalus isolate Bchr_013 chromosome 10, ASM1683550v1, whole genome shotgun sequence DNA segment encodes these proteins:
- the zc3h12b gene encoding probable ribonuclease ZC3H12B isoform X1, which produces MVVELWAPASAGPLLQRSIPHIERVFRVRVGQGPAEPGGGGIAVSVREGDEGDRSRARDYITSLISPEHKKKEHLTLFLRRRLLSLKSLIEYDSQAVVEIKENTVEISGGEHNVMTAWSMVEKLKMEKASRGEGSILQEVADCSGESEDGSSSESETEQAASHSTEPQISNKPHRQLCRSPCLDRPSFSQSSILQDTQAASLDKDYQVKMDFALKLGYSMEQIQTVLNKLGPSALINDILAELVRLGNKGDVDTPSSTSSGTSTLVARVPCTKEITSPEASLEEEAMDNLDNLRPIVIDGSNVAMSHGNKEVFSCRGIQLAVDWFLEKGHKDITVFVPAWRKEQSRPDAPITDQEILRKLEKEKILVFTPSRRVQGRRVVCYDDRFIVKLAYDSDGIIVSNDNYRDLQNEKPEWKKFIEERLLMYSFVNDKFMPPDDPLGRHGPSLENFLRKRPVIPEHKKQPCPYGKKCTYGHKCKYYHPERANQPQRSVADELRAFAKLSAVKTMSEGALAKCGSGPITTKGDSSSEVKRIAPKRQSDPSIRSVACELEERLSVARKSEANSVPSLVTALSVPTMQPSKSHAAGALNTRSASSPVPGSSQFSHQGSSLEHMSSVQYPPILVTNSHGTSISYSEQYPKYDPGADHGYYSMLNEFSNLSLNSMHNTDNFYSMEHELGLYSRNPSPCPDACAGHSSSEPYSSYSDLYLSSVDSAAEDGAKNTPSSSQNRLQPFAHSFHEALTRVQSYGPEEPKQTPRKQSVSHLAPHVQHPVVGARSSCPGDYPIPQNIHPSASSQPGRALGMTRMDSISDSRLYESNPMRQRRPPLCREQHASWDPLPCGGSDSYGYHTSYPLSNSLMQPCYERVMVRSMPEKMEQIWRSPWEGGASAAEPQERYVIPEHQYQTYRNLCNIFPAYIVHSVMEKNPHLTDPQQLAAVIVTELRSGR; this is translated from the exons GATTATATTACATCCCTCATCTCCCCGGAACACAAGAAAAAGGAGCACTTGACACTTTTCTTGCGCAGACGGCTGCTGTCCCTGAAGTCACTTATTGAGTATGACTCGCAGGCTGTGgtggaaataaaggaaaacactGTGGAGATTTCAGGTGGGGAGCACAACGTAATGACGGCGTGGTCCATGGTGGAAAAGCTGAAAATGGAGAAGGCCTCTAGAGGAGAGGGGAGCATCCTGCAAGAGGTTGCAGACTGCAGCGGTGAGTCAGAGGACGGCAGCAGCTCAGAGAGTGAAACTGAGCAGGCTGCCAGCCACAGTACAGAACCACAGATAAGCAACAAGCCACACCGTCAGCTCTGCCGCTCACCTTGTTTGGATCGCCCAAGCTTCTCTCAGAGCAGCATCCTTCAGGACACCCAGGCTGCCAGCCTGGATAAAGATTACCAGGTGAAAATGGACTTTGCACTGAAGCTGGGCTACTCCATGGAACAAATTCAGACTGTACTAAACAAGCTGGGGCCAAGTGCACTAATCAATGACATTCTTGCTGAGCTTGTGAGGCTAGGTAATAAAGGTGATGTGGACACACCCTCCAGTACAAGTTCAGGTACCAGTACCCTAGTGGCACGTGTACCATGCACCAAGGAAATTACAAGTCCTGAAGCATCATTAGAGGAGGAGGCCATGGACAACCTTGACAACCTGCGGCCAATTGTCATCGATGGCTCTAATGTGGCCATGAG TCATGGAAACAAGGAAGTGTTTTCTTGTCGTGGAATCCAACTTGCTGTGGACTGGTTTTTGGAAAAAGGACACAAGGATATCACTGTGTTTGTACCAGCCTGGAGGAAAGAGCAGTCTAGACCTGATGCACCTATTACAG ATCAAGAGATCCTGCGGAagctggaaaaagagaaaatcttGGTGTTCACCCCTTCACGTAGAGTCCAGGGTCGGAGGGTGGTATGCTATGATGACCGTTTCATTGTGAAGCTGGCATATGACTCCGATGGCATTATTGTATCTAATGATAATTACAGAGATCTGCAAAATGAAAAACCAGAGTGGAAGAAGTTTATTGAGGAACGACTTTTGATGTACTCTTTTGTGAATGACAA GTTTATGCCACCAGATGATCCTTTAGGACGACATGGACCTAGTCTAGAGAATTTCCTCAGGAAACGCCCTGTTATTCCAGAGCACAAGAAACAACCATGCCCAtatg GAAAAAAGTGCACTTATGGGCACAAATGCAAGTATTACCATCCAGAGCGTGCCAATCAGCCACAGAGATCGGTCGCAGATGAGCTGCGAGCATTTGCCAAGCTTTCTGCTGTGAAAACAATGAGTGAAGGTGCTCTGGCCAAGTGCGGCAGTGGGCCTATTACCACCAAGGGTGACTCAAGCTCAGAAGTGAAGCGCATTGCTCCTAAACGTCAGTCTGACCCCAGCATTCGTTCTGTTGCATGTGAGCTCGAGGAGAGGTTGTCAGTGGCTCGGAAGTCTGAGGCAAACTCTGTGCCTTCCTTGGTCACTGCTCTAAGTGTCCCTACCATGCAGCCTTCCAAGAGTCATGCTGCTGGGGCATTAAACACGCGCTCTGCCAGTAGCCCAGTGCCTGGCTCTTCACAATTCTCTCACCAAGGCTCCTCATTGGAGCATATGTCTAGTGTGCAATACCCACCCATCCTTGTCACAAACAGCCATGGCACCTCCATCAGCTATAGTGAACAATATCCCAAATATGATCCTGGAGCTGACCATGGTTACTACTCCATGCTTAATGAATTCTCAAATCTTAGTCTAAACAGCATGCACAACACCGACAATTTCTACAGCATGGAGCATGAACTGGGATTATACTCTCGAAATCCAAGTCCTTGTCCAGATGCTTGTGCTGGGCATTCAAGCAGTGAGCCTTACTCATCCTATAGTGACCTTTACTTGAGTTCAGTAGACTCAGCTGCTGAAGATGGCGCAAAGAACACTCCTTCATCCTCTCAGAACAGACTTCAGCCTTTTGCTCATAGTTTCCACGAAGCTTTAACTCGAGTTCAGAGCTATGGGCCTGAAGAACCTAAACAGACCCCTCGAAAGCAGTCTGTTTCCCATCTTGCACCTCATGTACAGCATCCAGTGGTAGGTGCCCGGTCAAGCTGTCCAGGAGATTATCCTATACCTCAAAACATTCACCCTTCTGCATCATCACAGCCTGGCAGGGCTCTGGGAATGACCAGGATGGACAGCATTTCAGACTCCAGACTCTATGAAAGCAATCCAATGAGACAGAGGAGGCCTCCACTCTGTAGAGAACAACATGCCAGCTGGGACCCGCTTCCTTGTGGTGGTTCGGACTCGTATGGATATCATACTTCATACCCCTTAAGCAACAGCCTCATGCAGCCTTGCTATGAGCGTGTCATGGTGCGAAGCATGCCAGAGAAAATGGAGCAGATCTGGAGATCACCTTGGGAAGGGGGAGCGTCTGCAGCAGAACCTCAGGAACGGTATGTCATTCCGGAGCATCAGTATCAGACTTACCGTAACCTCTGCAACATTTTCCCTGCTTATATTGTTCACTCCGTTATGGAGAAGAATCCTCATTTAACAGACCCACAACAGCTTGCAGCTGTCATAGTTACTGAATTACGATCTGGCCGTTAG
- the zc3h12b gene encoding probable ribonuclease ZC3H12B isoform X3, whose protein sequence is MDGGGHTRWGPLADYITSLISPEHKKKEHLTLFLRRRLLSLKSLIEYDSQAVVEIKENTVEISGGEHNVMTAWSMVEKLKMEKASRGEGSILQEVADCSGESEDGSSSESETEQAASHSTEPQISNKPHRQLCRSPCLDRPSFSQSSILQDTQAASLDKDYQVKMDFALKLGYSMEQIQTVLNKLGPSALINDILAELVRLGNKGDVDTPSSTSSGTSTLVARVPCTKEITSPEASLEEEAMDNLDNLRPIVIDGSNVAMSHGNKEVFSCRGIQLAVDWFLEKGHKDITVFVPAWRKEQSRPDAPITDQEILRKLEKEKILVFTPSRRVQGRRVVCYDDRFIVKLAYDSDGIIVSNDNYRDLQNEKPEWKKFIEERLLMYSFVNDKFMPPDDPLGRHGPSLENFLRKRPVIPEHKKQPCPYGKKCTYGHKCKYYHPERANQPQRSVADELRAFAKLSAVKTMSEGALAKCGSGPITTKGDSSSEVKRIAPKRQSDPSIRSVACELEERLSVARKSEANSVPSLVTALSVPTMQPSKSHAAGALNTRSASSPVPGSSQFSHQGSSLEHMSSVQYPPILVTNSHGTSISYSEQYPKYDPGADHGYYSMLNEFSNLSLNSMHNTDNFYSMEHELGLYSRNPSPCPDACAGHSSSEPYSSYSDLYLSSVDSAAEDGAKNTPSSSQNRLQPFAHSFHEALTRVQSYGPEEPKQTPRKQSVSHLAPHVQHPVVGARSSCPGDYPIPQNIHPSASSQPGRALGMTRMDSISDSRLYESNPMRQRRPPLCREQHASWDPLPCGGSDSYGYHTSYPLSNSLMQPCYERVMVRSMPEKMEQIWRSPWEGGASAAEPQERYVIPEHQYQTYRNLCNIFPAYIVHSVMEKNPHLTDPQQLAAVIVTELRSGR, encoded by the exons GATTATATTACATCCCTCATCTCCCCGGAACACAAGAAAAAGGAGCACTTGACACTTTTCTTGCGCAGACGGCTGCTGTCCCTGAAGTCACTTATTGAGTATGACTCGCAGGCTGTGgtggaaataaaggaaaacactGTGGAGATTTCAGGTGGGGAGCACAACGTAATGACGGCGTGGTCCATGGTGGAAAAGCTGAAAATGGAGAAGGCCTCTAGAGGAGAGGGGAGCATCCTGCAAGAGGTTGCAGACTGCAGCGGTGAGTCAGAGGACGGCAGCAGCTCAGAGAGTGAAACTGAGCAGGCTGCCAGCCACAGTACAGAACCACAGATAAGCAACAAGCCACACCGTCAGCTCTGCCGCTCACCTTGTTTGGATCGCCCAAGCTTCTCTCAGAGCAGCATCCTTCAGGACACCCAGGCTGCCAGCCTGGATAAAGATTACCAGGTGAAAATGGACTTTGCACTGAAGCTGGGCTACTCCATGGAACAAATTCAGACTGTACTAAACAAGCTGGGGCCAAGTGCACTAATCAATGACATTCTTGCTGAGCTTGTGAGGCTAGGTAATAAAGGTGATGTGGACACACCCTCCAGTACAAGTTCAGGTACCAGTACCCTAGTGGCACGTGTACCATGCACCAAGGAAATTACAAGTCCTGAAGCATCATTAGAGGAGGAGGCCATGGACAACCTTGACAACCTGCGGCCAATTGTCATCGATGGCTCTAATGTGGCCATGAG TCATGGAAACAAGGAAGTGTTTTCTTGTCGTGGAATCCAACTTGCTGTGGACTGGTTTTTGGAAAAAGGACACAAGGATATCACTGTGTTTGTACCAGCCTGGAGGAAAGAGCAGTCTAGACCTGATGCACCTATTACAG ATCAAGAGATCCTGCGGAagctggaaaaagagaaaatcttGGTGTTCACCCCTTCACGTAGAGTCCAGGGTCGGAGGGTGGTATGCTATGATGACCGTTTCATTGTGAAGCTGGCATATGACTCCGATGGCATTATTGTATCTAATGATAATTACAGAGATCTGCAAAATGAAAAACCAGAGTGGAAGAAGTTTATTGAGGAACGACTTTTGATGTACTCTTTTGTGAATGACAA GTTTATGCCACCAGATGATCCTTTAGGACGACATGGACCTAGTCTAGAGAATTTCCTCAGGAAACGCCCTGTTATTCCAGAGCACAAGAAACAACCATGCCCAtatg GAAAAAAGTGCACTTATGGGCACAAATGCAAGTATTACCATCCAGAGCGTGCCAATCAGCCACAGAGATCGGTCGCAGATGAGCTGCGAGCATTTGCCAAGCTTTCTGCTGTGAAAACAATGAGTGAAGGTGCTCTGGCCAAGTGCGGCAGTGGGCCTATTACCACCAAGGGTGACTCAAGCTCAGAAGTGAAGCGCATTGCTCCTAAACGTCAGTCTGACCCCAGCATTCGTTCTGTTGCATGTGAGCTCGAGGAGAGGTTGTCAGTGGCTCGGAAGTCTGAGGCAAACTCTGTGCCTTCCTTGGTCACTGCTCTAAGTGTCCCTACCATGCAGCCTTCCAAGAGTCATGCTGCTGGGGCATTAAACACGCGCTCTGCCAGTAGCCCAGTGCCTGGCTCTTCACAATTCTCTCACCAAGGCTCCTCATTGGAGCATATGTCTAGTGTGCAATACCCACCCATCCTTGTCACAAACAGCCATGGCACCTCCATCAGCTATAGTGAACAATATCCCAAATATGATCCTGGAGCTGACCATGGTTACTACTCCATGCTTAATGAATTCTCAAATCTTAGTCTAAACAGCATGCACAACACCGACAATTTCTACAGCATGGAGCATGAACTGGGATTATACTCTCGAAATCCAAGTCCTTGTCCAGATGCTTGTGCTGGGCATTCAAGCAGTGAGCCTTACTCATCCTATAGTGACCTTTACTTGAGTTCAGTAGACTCAGCTGCTGAAGATGGCGCAAAGAACACTCCTTCATCCTCTCAGAACAGACTTCAGCCTTTTGCTCATAGTTTCCACGAAGCTTTAACTCGAGTTCAGAGCTATGGGCCTGAAGAACCTAAACAGACCCCTCGAAAGCAGTCTGTTTCCCATCTTGCACCTCATGTACAGCATCCAGTGGTAGGTGCCCGGTCAAGCTGTCCAGGAGATTATCCTATACCTCAAAACATTCACCCTTCTGCATCATCACAGCCTGGCAGGGCTCTGGGAATGACCAGGATGGACAGCATTTCAGACTCCAGACTCTATGAAAGCAATCCAATGAGACAGAGGAGGCCTCCACTCTGTAGAGAACAACATGCCAGCTGGGACCCGCTTCCTTGTGGTGGTTCGGACTCGTATGGATATCATACTTCATACCCCTTAAGCAACAGCCTCATGCAGCCTTGCTATGAGCGTGTCATGGTGCGAAGCATGCCAGAGAAAATGGAGCAGATCTGGAGATCACCTTGGGAAGGGGGAGCGTCTGCAGCAGAACCTCAGGAACGGTATGTCATTCCGGAGCATCAGTATCAGACTTACCGTAACCTCTGCAACATTTTCCCTGCTTATATTGTTCACTCCGTTATGGAGAAGAATCCTCATTTAACAGACCCACAACAGCTTGCAGCTGTCATAGTTACTGAATTACGATCTGGCCGTTAG
- the zc3h12b gene encoding probable ribonuclease ZC3H12B isoform X2 has protein sequence MAYKRQVQNILMCARPPTRLHPSMPVVLHLGENEDRSGCRRTKSTQSYNDYITSLISPEHKKKEHLTLFLRRRLLSLKSLIEYDSQAVVEIKENTVEISGGEHNVMTAWSMVEKLKMEKASRGEGSILQEVADCSGESEDGSSSESETEQAASHSTEPQISNKPHRQLCRSPCLDRPSFSQSSILQDTQAASLDKDYQVKMDFALKLGYSMEQIQTVLNKLGPSALINDILAELVRLGNKGDVDTPSSTSSGTSTLVARVPCTKEITSPEASLEEEAMDNLDNLRPIVIDGSNVAMSHGNKEVFSCRGIQLAVDWFLEKGHKDITVFVPAWRKEQSRPDAPITDQEILRKLEKEKILVFTPSRRVQGRRVVCYDDRFIVKLAYDSDGIIVSNDNYRDLQNEKPEWKKFIEERLLMYSFVNDKFMPPDDPLGRHGPSLENFLRKRPVIPEHKKQPCPYGKKCTYGHKCKYYHPERANQPQRSVADELRAFAKLSAVKTMSEGALAKCGSGPITTKGDSSSEVKRIAPKRQSDPSIRSVACELEERLSVARKSEANSVPSLVTALSVPTMQPSKSHAAGALNTRSASSPVPGSSQFSHQGSSLEHMSSVQYPPILVTNSHGTSISYSEQYPKYDPGADHGYYSMLNEFSNLSLNSMHNTDNFYSMEHELGLYSRNPSPCPDACAGHSSSEPYSSYSDLYLSSVDSAAEDGAKNTPSSSQNRLQPFAHSFHEALTRVQSYGPEEPKQTPRKQSVSHLAPHVQHPVVGARSSCPGDYPIPQNIHPSASSQPGRALGMTRMDSISDSRLYESNPMRQRRPPLCREQHASWDPLPCGGSDSYGYHTSYPLSNSLMQPCYERVMVRSMPEKMEQIWRSPWEGGASAAEPQERYVIPEHQYQTYRNLCNIFPAYIVHSVMEKNPHLTDPQQLAAVIVTELRSGR, from the exons GATTATATTACATCCCTCATCTCCCCGGAACACAAGAAAAAGGAGCACTTGACACTTTTCTTGCGCAGACGGCTGCTGTCCCTGAAGTCACTTATTGAGTATGACTCGCAGGCTGTGgtggaaataaaggaaaacactGTGGAGATTTCAGGTGGGGAGCACAACGTAATGACGGCGTGGTCCATGGTGGAAAAGCTGAAAATGGAGAAGGCCTCTAGAGGAGAGGGGAGCATCCTGCAAGAGGTTGCAGACTGCAGCGGTGAGTCAGAGGACGGCAGCAGCTCAGAGAGTGAAACTGAGCAGGCTGCCAGCCACAGTACAGAACCACAGATAAGCAACAAGCCACACCGTCAGCTCTGCCGCTCACCTTGTTTGGATCGCCCAAGCTTCTCTCAGAGCAGCATCCTTCAGGACACCCAGGCTGCCAGCCTGGATAAAGATTACCAGGTGAAAATGGACTTTGCACTGAAGCTGGGCTACTCCATGGAACAAATTCAGACTGTACTAAACAAGCTGGGGCCAAGTGCACTAATCAATGACATTCTTGCTGAGCTTGTGAGGCTAGGTAATAAAGGTGATGTGGACACACCCTCCAGTACAAGTTCAGGTACCAGTACCCTAGTGGCACGTGTACCATGCACCAAGGAAATTACAAGTCCTGAAGCATCATTAGAGGAGGAGGCCATGGACAACCTTGACAACCTGCGGCCAATTGTCATCGATGGCTCTAATGTGGCCATGAG TCATGGAAACAAGGAAGTGTTTTCTTGTCGTGGAATCCAACTTGCTGTGGACTGGTTTTTGGAAAAAGGACACAAGGATATCACTGTGTTTGTACCAGCCTGGAGGAAAGAGCAGTCTAGACCTGATGCACCTATTACAG ATCAAGAGATCCTGCGGAagctggaaaaagagaaaatcttGGTGTTCACCCCTTCACGTAGAGTCCAGGGTCGGAGGGTGGTATGCTATGATGACCGTTTCATTGTGAAGCTGGCATATGACTCCGATGGCATTATTGTATCTAATGATAATTACAGAGATCTGCAAAATGAAAAACCAGAGTGGAAGAAGTTTATTGAGGAACGACTTTTGATGTACTCTTTTGTGAATGACAA GTTTATGCCACCAGATGATCCTTTAGGACGACATGGACCTAGTCTAGAGAATTTCCTCAGGAAACGCCCTGTTATTCCAGAGCACAAGAAACAACCATGCCCAtatg GAAAAAAGTGCACTTATGGGCACAAATGCAAGTATTACCATCCAGAGCGTGCCAATCAGCCACAGAGATCGGTCGCAGATGAGCTGCGAGCATTTGCCAAGCTTTCTGCTGTGAAAACAATGAGTGAAGGTGCTCTGGCCAAGTGCGGCAGTGGGCCTATTACCACCAAGGGTGACTCAAGCTCAGAAGTGAAGCGCATTGCTCCTAAACGTCAGTCTGACCCCAGCATTCGTTCTGTTGCATGTGAGCTCGAGGAGAGGTTGTCAGTGGCTCGGAAGTCTGAGGCAAACTCTGTGCCTTCCTTGGTCACTGCTCTAAGTGTCCCTACCATGCAGCCTTCCAAGAGTCATGCTGCTGGGGCATTAAACACGCGCTCTGCCAGTAGCCCAGTGCCTGGCTCTTCACAATTCTCTCACCAAGGCTCCTCATTGGAGCATATGTCTAGTGTGCAATACCCACCCATCCTTGTCACAAACAGCCATGGCACCTCCATCAGCTATAGTGAACAATATCCCAAATATGATCCTGGAGCTGACCATGGTTACTACTCCATGCTTAATGAATTCTCAAATCTTAGTCTAAACAGCATGCACAACACCGACAATTTCTACAGCATGGAGCATGAACTGGGATTATACTCTCGAAATCCAAGTCCTTGTCCAGATGCTTGTGCTGGGCATTCAAGCAGTGAGCCTTACTCATCCTATAGTGACCTTTACTTGAGTTCAGTAGACTCAGCTGCTGAAGATGGCGCAAAGAACACTCCTTCATCCTCTCAGAACAGACTTCAGCCTTTTGCTCATAGTTTCCACGAAGCTTTAACTCGAGTTCAGAGCTATGGGCCTGAAGAACCTAAACAGACCCCTCGAAAGCAGTCTGTTTCCCATCTTGCACCTCATGTACAGCATCCAGTGGTAGGTGCCCGGTCAAGCTGTCCAGGAGATTATCCTATACCTCAAAACATTCACCCTTCTGCATCATCACAGCCTGGCAGGGCTCTGGGAATGACCAGGATGGACAGCATTTCAGACTCCAGACTCTATGAAAGCAATCCAATGAGACAGAGGAGGCCTCCACTCTGTAGAGAACAACATGCCAGCTGGGACCCGCTTCCTTGTGGTGGTTCGGACTCGTATGGATATCATACTTCATACCCCTTAAGCAACAGCCTCATGCAGCCTTGCTATGAGCGTGTCATGGTGCGAAGCATGCCAGAGAAAATGGAGCAGATCTGGAGATCACCTTGGGAAGGGGGAGCGTCTGCAGCAGAACCTCAGGAACGGTATGTCATTCCGGAGCATCAGTATCAGACTTACCGTAACCTCTGCAACATTTTCCCTGCTTATATTGTTCACTCCGTTATGGAGAAGAATCCTCATTTAACAGACCCACAACAGCTTGCAGCTGTCATAGTTACTGAATTACGATCTGGCCGTTAG